From Cydia strobilella chromosome 4, ilCydStro3.1, whole genome shotgun sequence, the proteins below share one genomic window:
- the LOC134740460 gene encoding uncharacterized protein LOC134740460 has translation MKPEDAPKDEDEKAEPENAPLVAGDVIGDTAYSERFVLKILLKLANLDTLKEEIKEKSFEDDLCTLWDMTAERDVVLFLQKHDILKLFYFALPVIESPRFIEIIVGIIGNLSCHRNVVSDLMKMNNFLELLLDYMKSDDSLVLIQVLRLVNSSLFLAPDAHVATLMDIFQKTDYSSTLYFMLKNSSSKELLLTAIENFNTLCSYCNTEKTRSLFFTNFLKKEAIESLVAGFTEIIVNQKDSCEQDELERVLVITFQIVLNLVGFDKSQDIYIECADDVANMIHQALCYYERKLINLKEIDSDVIDIIDSSITIINVLKITCDPSKYFRPCYRMWRAVSLILKNTKNGTSFEQDDREELTAYTRNIVNPLSTLICVYLKSCTEEELLKILDDLGEEYERIVGAVKDKEVQAEVSKRTDNYRTRLKDNVDS, from the coding sequence ATGAAGCCTGAAGATGCGCCCAAAGACGAAGATGAAAAAGCGGAGCCAGAAAATGCACCACTCGTCGCGGGGGACGTTATTGGCGACACTGCTTATAGCGAGCGATTTGTTTTAAAAATCCTGCTAAAGTTAGCAAATTTGGACACTTTGAAAGAAGAAATCAAGGAAAAATCTTTTGAAGATGATCTTTGCACGCTGTGGGATATGACTGCGGAGCGAGATGTGGTTTTATTCCTCCAGAAACATGACATCTTAAAACTCTTCTATTTCGCTTTGCCCGTTATAGAATCTCCGCGTTTTATAGAGATAATTGTCGGTATTATAGGAAATTTATCATGCCATAGGAACGTCGTGTCGGATCTGATGAAAATGAATAACTTTTTGGAGTTACTCCTTGATTACATGAAGAGTGATGACAGTCTGGTGCTGATACAAGTGCTGCGCCTCGTAAACTCGAGTTTGTTCCTCGCGCCCGACGCTCACGTCGCTACTTTGATGGATATTTTCCAAAAGACAGACTATTCTAGCACTCTATATTTCATGTTAAAGAATTCTTCAAGCAAAGAACTGCTTCTGACAGCAATAGAGAATTTCAATACACTGTGCTCATATTGTAACACAGAGAAAACCAGATCGCTTTTCTTTACGAACTTCTTGAAGAAGGAAGCTATCGAGTCTCTGGTAGCAGGTTTTACCGAGATTATTGTGAATCAAAAAGATTCCTGTGAGCAGGATGAACTTGAAAGAGTGCTGGTTATAACATTTCAAATAGTACTCAATTTGGTAGGTTTTGACAAGTCTCAGGACATTTACATAGAGTGCGCTGACGATGTTGCTAACATGATACACCAAGCTTTATGCTACTATGAGAGGAAGTTGATTAATCTCAAAGAAATAGATTCCGATGTAATAGATATAATTGACTCTAGTATAACTATAATCAATGTGTTGAAAATCACCTGTGACCCCAGTAAATATTTCAGACCATGCTACAGGATGTGGCGGGCAGTgagtttaatattaaaaaacacaaaGAACGGTACCAGTTTTGAGCAAGACGACAGGGAAGAGTTGACAGCATACACAAGAAACATTGTCAATCCGTTGAGTACACTTATTTGTGTTTACTTGAAAAGTTGTACTGAAGAGGAGTTATTGAAGATCCTTGATGACCTTGGTGAGGAGTATGAGAGAATAGTGGGTGCCGTGAAAGACAAGGAGGTTCAAGCTGAAGTCAGTAAAAGAACAGATAACTACAGAACTAGGTTAAAGGACAATGTAGATTCATAA